GTCCTTCCTCAGTATCTCAGCAGTCACGAAATTCGGCAAAAATTCTTAGACTTTTATGCTCAAAGAGGGCATCAAATTGTCGAAAGTGCGTCTTTAGTGCCAGAAGATCCAACAGTACTGTTGACTATCGCCGGAATGCTACCTTTTAAACCCATATTTTTAGGACAGAGATCGCCAGAATTTAAACGTGCGACTAGTTCCCAAAAATGCATTCGGACTAATGATATCGAGAATGTCGGGCGCACGGCTAGACACCAGACATTTTTTGAAATGCTGGGTAATTTCAGCTTTGGAGATTATTTTAAGGAACAGGCTATAGCTTGGGCGTGGGAATTAGTGACTCAAGGGTTTGGTTTTCCTCCAGAAAGGCTAGTAGTTAGCGTATTTCAAGAAGATGACGAAGCTTACGGGATTTGGAAAGACAAGATTGGTGTAAATCCCAAACGGATTAAGCGCTTGGGAGAAGATGATAACTTCTGGGTTTCTGGTCCAACTGGTCCGTGTGGCCCTTGTTCTGAAATTTACTACGATTTTCACCCCGAAAAAGGGGATAAAGAGATCGATCTAGAAGATGACACCAGGTTTATCGAGTTTTACAACCTGGTTTTCATGCAATACAACCGCGATCTAGACGGAAACCTAACTCCCCTGCAAAACAAAAACATTGATACGGGGATGGGTTTGGAAAGAATGGCGCAGATTCTCCAGAATGTGCCCAATAATTATGAAAGTGATGCAATTTTCCCCATTATTAAGACTGCGGCGGAAATGGGGGAAATTGATTACAGTCAAGCTGATGAGAACACCAAAGTCTCTTTGAAGGTGATTGGCGATCATATGCGGGCTGTAGCTCACTGTATCACCGATGGCATCCGTCCTTCTAATGTAGGTAGAGGATACATTCTGCGGCGGCTAATTCGCCGCGTAGTGCGTCATTGTCGGTTGATTGGGATTTATGAGAAGCAAGGGGATAAAACCTTAGTAACCCCCCAAATTGCGGAAGTTGCGATCGCTTTAGGGGAGTCTGTCTATCCCAATTTGCGAGTCAGAGAAGCAGTCATTAAAGGGGAACTAGAACGAGAAGAATCTCAGTTTTTGAAAACCTTAGATCGAGGGGAACAAAGGTTAGAGGAAATACTCGCAAAAATGCAAGCTAGTGGGCAAAAAACCATTTCTGGTCAAGATGCATTTACTCTTTACGATACTTATGGTTTTCCTTTAGAATTAACCCAAGAAATTGCCGCAGAAAAGGGTTTATTAGTAGATTTAGCTGCATATGAAGTCGAGATGGAAGCCCAAGCAGAACGCTCTAAAGCTGCTAGAGAGACTATCGACTTAACAGTTCAAGGTAGTTTAGATCAACTGGCTGAACAGATTCAATCTACCGAGTTTTTGGGTTATTCTCAGCTAACTACAGCCGCAGTCGTAGAAGTAGTGTTAGTCAGTGGAAAACCTGTAGGTATGGCTGAAGCGGGAACGGCAGTTCAGATTATCTTGGATCGGACTCCATTTTATGCCGAATCTGGGGGACAAATCGGCGATCGCGGTTACCTTTCTGGAGAAGATTTGCTAGTGAGAATCGATGACGTGCGGAAAGATGGGGATTTCTTCGTCCACATCGGCAAAATCGAGCGGGGAACTGTAAAAGCAGGCGATCGCCTCACTGCACAAATCGATACAGCCTGTCGCCGTCGGGTTCAAGCAAATCATACCGCAACACACCTATTGCAAGCAGCTTTGCGAAAGATTGTGGATGAATCCATTTCTCAAGCTGGATCTTTAGTTTCTTTTGACAGATTGCGGTTCGATTTCAACTGTCCTCGCGCTTTAACGCCTGAAGATTTGGCACAGGTAGAAACTCAGGTAAATACTTGGATTTCTGAAGCCCATAGCGGCGATACCTCCATTATGTCTTTGAACGAAGCCAAAGCCAAGGGTGCGATCGCTATGTTTGGGGAAAAATACTCAGAACAAGTGCGAGTTTTGGATTTCCCTGGAGTGTCGATGGAATTGTGTGGGGGAACTCACGTCAGCAACACGGCAGAAATTGGCGCGTTTAAAATCGTCTCTGAATCGGGAATTGCGGCTGGAGTCCGGCGGATTGAAGCGGTAGCTGGGCCTGCTATCTTAGATTACCTCAACGTGCGCGATGCTGTGGTGAAAGAGTTGAGCGATCGCTTTAAAGCTAAGCCAGAGGAACTCCCAGATAGAATTACTACCCTGCAAAACGATCTGAAATCGGCTCAGAAAGAACTAGAGGCGTTGAAAGGAGAATTGGCGATCGCTAAATCCGATAAGTTGGTAGATTTAGCCGAAACTGTAGGCGATTATCAAATATTAGTGGCAGAAATTCCCCAAGTCGATCCAGAAGCGTTGAAAACTGCGGCTGAGAGACTTTTGCACAAACTTAAAGCTGGTGCTGTGGTGCTAGCTTCTGTCCCTGAAGCTGATAAAGTCAGCTTAGTAGCCGCTTTTAGTCCAGAAGTGAATAAAAAAGGACTGCAAGCAGGTAAATTTATTGGTGCGATCGCGAAGATTTGTGGTGGAGGTGGCGGCGGTCGTCCCAATTTGGCGCAAGCTGGAGGAAGGGATGCTAGTAAGTTGCCTCAAGCTCTAGAATCGGCGAAGAAGGACTTAATT
Above is a window of Merismopedia glauca CCAP 1448/3 DNA encoding:
- the alaS gene encoding alanine--tRNA ligase, whose amino-acid sequence is VLPQYLSSHEIRQKFLDFYAQRGHQIVESASLVPEDPTVLLTIAGMLPFKPIFLGQRSPEFKRATSSQKCIRTNDIENVGRTARHQTFFEMLGNFSFGDYFKEQAIAWAWELVTQGFGFPPERLVVSVFQEDDEAYGIWKDKIGVNPKRIKRLGEDDNFWVSGPTGPCGPCSEIYYDFHPEKGDKEIDLEDDTRFIEFYNLVFMQYNRDLDGNLTPLQNKNIDTGMGLERMAQILQNVPNNYESDAIFPIIKTAAEMGEIDYSQADENTKVSLKVIGDHMRAVAHCITDGIRPSNVGRGYILRRLIRRVVRHCRLIGIYEKQGDKTLVTPQIAEVAIALGESVYPNLRVREAVIKGELEREESQFLKTLDRGEQRLEEILAKMQASGQKTISGQDAFTLYDTYGFPLELTQEIAAEKGLLVDLAAYEVEMEAQAERSKAARETIDLTVQGSLDQLAEQIQSTEFLGYSQLTTAAVVEVVLVSGKPVGMAEAGTAVQIILDRTPFYAESGGQIGDRGYLSGEDLLVRIDDVRKDGDFFVHIGKIERGTVKAGDRLTAQIDTACRRRVQANHTATHLLQAALRKIVDESISQAGSLVSFDRLRFDFNCPRALTPEDLAQVETQVNTWISEAHSGDTSIMSLNEAKAKGAIAMFGEKYSEQVRVLDFPGVSMELCGGTHVSNTAEIGAFKIVSESGIAAGVRRIEAVAGPAILDYLNVRDAVVKELSDRFKAKPEELPDRITTLQNDLKSAQKELEALKGELAIAKSDKLVDLAETVGDYQILVAEIPQVDPEALKTAAERLLHKLKAGAVVLASVPEADKVSLVAAFSPEVNKKGLQAGKFIGAIAKICGGGGGGRPNLAQAGGRDASKLPQALESAKKDLIAGLG